Proteins from a single region of Haloarchaeobius litoreus:
- a CDS encoding YeeE/YedE family protein, translating into MSDRHPLFKPLIFVGGLIFGFGLGFSHMARPEVVLNFLQFDDLGLLFVLFGAAVVAGIAFAVMPRIRDAAPLTGDPYERRLKSFDRNVLVGGAIFGVGWGLSGICPGAAYASLGVGNVTILWALAGMFFGAYAQGYWRSRSQERDTATTGTD; encoded by the coding sequence ATGAGCGATCGGCACCCGCTGTTCAAGCCGCTGATCTTCGTCGGCGGCCTGATCTTCGGGTTCGGGCTCGGGTTCAGCCACATGGCCCGGCCTGAGGTTGTGCTGAACTTCCTCCAGTTCGATGACCTCGGACTCCTGTTCGTCCTGTTCGGCGCCGCAGTCGTCGCCGGGATCGCGTTCGCAGTGATGCCCCGCATCCGCGACGCCGCACCCCTCACGGGCGACCCCTACGAGCGCCGGCTGAAGTCGTTCGACCGGAACGTCCTCGTCGGCGGCGCCATCTTCGGCGTCGGCTGGGGACTGTCCGGAATCTGTCCGGGCGCCGCGTACGCGAGCCTCGGCGTCGGAAACGTCACTATCCTCTGGGCGCTCGCCGGGATGTTCTTCGGCGCGTACGCACAGGGCTACTGGCGGAGCCGGAGCCAGGAGCGTGATACCGCCACGACGGGTACAGACTAG
- a CDS encoding potassium channel family protein, which produces MNLLPLGVGVVLLLLAVIDMLWTTLWVDGRAGPLTSRLMSSTWKVLKKVSGKRHRVLSLSGPIILILGLTMWIALLWSGWTFLFAGGEESLIDTRNTGPISWTERFYFVGYTVFTMGNGDFTPNGGIWQVATALTTASGMFFVTLSVTYVLNVLSSVTQKRSLASSIHGLGEQSTEILETSWDEGSFQGLDVPLNLIANQLGTLTANHKAYPILHYFFTPEKSQAPTTNVTVLDETLTLLRFGVAPEHRPSEPAIKQARSSVQTYLDTLESGFVGPASQSPPAPDLEQLRDRGIPTVADAEFTDSLVEVDDRRRLLLGLVKSDARNWPNTDSQ; this is translated from the coding sequence ATGAATCTGCTCCCCCTCGGTGTTGGCGTAGTCTTGCTCCTGTTGGCCGTGATCGACATGCTCTGGACGACGCTGTGGGTCGACGGGAGAGCGGGTCCCCTCACCTCCCGTCTGATGTCCAGTACCTGGAAGGTACTCAAGAAGGTGTCCGGTAAGCGGCATCGCGTGCTCTCGCTTTCCGGACCGATAATTCTCATCCTCGGACTCACCATGTGGATTGCACTTCTCTGGAGCGGATGGACGTTCCTTTTCGCAGGCGGCGAGGAGAGTCTCATCGACACGCGAAACACCGGCCCGATCTCCTGGACAGAGCGATTCTACTTCGTCGGGTACACGGTCTTCACGATGGGGAACGGAGATTTCACGCCGAACGGCGGGATCTGGCAGGTCGCGACAGCGCTCACCACGGCCAGCGGGATGTTCTTTGTCACGCTCAGTGTCACGTACGTTCTCAATGTTCTCAGTTCCGTGACACAGAAACGCTCACTGGCGAGCAGCATCCACGGACTCGGTGAACAGAGTACTGAGATTCTCGAAACGAGCTGGGACGAGGGCTCGTTCCAGGGACTAGACGTACCGCTAAACCTGATCGCGAACCAACTCGGTACGCTGACAGCGAACCACAAGGCGTACCCCATCCTCCACTACTTCTTCACGCCAGAGAAATCGCAGGCACCGACGACAAACGTCACCGTGTTGGACGAGACGCTCACGCTTCTCCGGTTCGGCGTCGCCCCAGAGCACCGTCCGAGTGAGCCAGCCATCAAGCAAGCCCGGTCGAGCGTCCAGACGTACCTTGATACACTGGAGAGCGGGTTCGTCGGACCAGCGTCGCAGTCCCCCCCTGCCCCCGATCTCGAACAGTTGCGCGACAGGGGGATTCCTACAGTCGCGGACGCGGAGTTTACCGACTCGCTTGTAGAGGTAGACGACCGACGTCGACTTCTACTGGGCCTCGTTAAATCCGATGCACGAAACTGGCCCAACACCGACAGTCAGTAG
- a CDS encoding multicopper oxidase family protein encodes MPRRQHSFSRRRLLQLTGTTSLGTLAGCIGQLSGSDQAGGREVPPRSTVSAEPDTSVTLTAASGTIRPAPETSTTNWMYEGRFPGPELRVQEGDVLSVEVANELQAETTIHWHGIPVANPMDGVPNVTQDPVAPGDTFTYTFRAEPAGTYFYHSHVGLQLDRGLLGPLVVEERDPHVEYDREYVVVVDDYLPGEPELPSDGGMGDGGGMGGGGGMMGDVRPPYEGLLINGRLPADPPTFEVTEGERVRLRFVNAGSATVFGVRIAGHEMTVTHADGRPVEPVDVDSFVFGAGERYDAVIEATNPGTWAVQADALDGNEPPATAVVEYESASGESPQRPSSASNRLQYGDLQAISSLDGVSGGPDRTFDLTLSRGRGQSYTWTIDGQAYPDADPLQIRPGEHVRIRMTNMSPVVHPMHLHGHFFQVGNAIKDTVIVPGQRGQVTIDFHADNPGRWLFHCHNLYHLDAGMARVVRYVE; translated from the coding sequence GTGCCGCGTAGACAGCACTCGTTCTCCCGTCGCAGACTCCTCCAGCTGACGGGGACGACAAGTCTCGGCACGCTCGCGGGCTGTATCGGTCAGCTATCGGGCTCCGACCAGGCTGGGGGTCGTGAGGTGCCGCCCCGCTCGACAGTTTCAGCCGAGCCGGATACGTCCGTCACCCTCACTGCGGCGTCCGGGACCATCCGACCAGCCCCCGAGACGTCGACGACCAACTGGATGTACGAGGGTCGATTCCCGGGGCCGGAGCTACGCGTTCAGGAGGGTGACGTGCTCAGCGTCGAGGTGGCCAACGAACTCCAGGCGGAGACGACGATTCACTGGCACGGGATTCCCGTCGCGAATCCGATGGACGGCGTGCCGAACGTGACCCAGGACCCGGTCGCTCCCGGTGATACGTTCACGTACACGTTCCGTGCCGAACCCGCCGGGACGTACTTCTACCACAGTCACGTCGGGCTCCAGCTCGACCGTGGATTGCTCGGTCCACTGGTCGTCGAAGAACGTGACCCACACGTCGAGTACGACCGCGAGTACGTCGTCGTCGTCGACGATTACCTCCCCGGAGAGCCGGAACTTCCTTCGGACGGAGGGATGGGCGACGGTGGTGGAATGGGTGGGGGAGGCGGGATGATGGGAGACGTTCGGCCGCCGTACGAGGGTCTCCTGATCAACGGTCGGCTTCCAGCGGATCCACCGACGTTCGAAGTGACAGAAGGAGAGCGGGTGCGCCTCCGGTTCGTGAACGCCGGCAGCGCGACAGTCTTCGGTGTACGAATCGCAGGCCACGAGATGACAGTGACCCACGCCGATGGTCGACCCGTCGAACCCGTCGACGTGGACTCGTTCGTCTTCGGAGCCGGTGAGCGTTACGACGCCGTGATTGAGGCGACGAACCCGGGCACGTGGGCCGTTCAAGCGGATGCGCTCGATGGAAACGAACCACCAGCGACAGCCGTCGTCGAGTACGAGTCAGCGAGCGGGGAGAGCCCACAGCGCCCGTCGTCGGCCAGTAACCGGCTGCAGTACGGTGACTTGCAGGCAATCTCTTCGCTCGACGGGGTGAGTGGCGGTCCGGATCGAACGTTCGATCTGACGCTCTCCCGTGGCAGGGGCCAGTCCTACACGTGGACGATCGACGGGCAGGCCTACCCGGACGCCGATCCGCTCCAGATTCGGCCCGGGGAACACGTCCGCATCCGGATGACCAACATGAGCCCGGTCGTCCACCCGATGCACCTCCACGGTCACTTCTTCCAGGTCGGCAACGCGATCAAAGACACGGTCATCGTCCCCGGACAGAGAGGGCAGGTGACGATCGACTTCCACGCCGACAACCCCGGCCGGTGGTTGTTCCACTGTCACAACCTGTACCATCTCGATGCAGGGATGGCGCGTGTCGTGAGATACGTCGAGTGA
- a CDS encoding inorganic phosphate transporter, with the protein MDPALIVLFVGAALASLFMAWVIGAGSSGATPFAPAVGANAISTMRAAFLVGIFGFAGAVTQGGNVSEAIGSGLVGGISLPVAGVILVLVLGAGLMVIGITTGYPIATAFTVTGAVIGVGLALGGTPVWSKYQQIAAVWVLTPFVGGGIAFTIASLLPRPYVPERYSIPALAGLVGAVLVNVQFSFLGEGSASGTVRGLGHRVLAIDGLAVAVGITGLAALAVATVVWWDVSRDERGGLRRMLLALGSLVAFSAGGSQVGLAVGPLLPLLDEVGVVSTFTVLVGGGLGMLVGSWTGAPRMIKSLARDYSSLGPRRSISALVPSFLIAQLAVLLGVPVSFNEIVVSAIIGSGAAVGGWDAVDARKVLVTVGAWAGSFGLSFMLAYAAAFLLL; encoded by the coding sequence ATGGACCCCGCTCTCATTGTCCTCTTCGTCGGTGCAGCGCTCGCTAGCCTGTTCATGGCATGGGTCATCGGTGCCGGGTCGAGCGGCGCAACCCCGTTCGCACCCGCTGTCGGCGCGAACGCCATCTCAACGATGCGGGCCGCCTTCCTCGTCGGCATTTTCGGCTTCGCCGGAGCCGTTACACAGGGCGGCAACGTCTCGGAAGCCATCGGCAGTGGCCTCGTCGGCGGTATCAGCTTGCCCGTCGCCGGCGTCATACTCGTGCTCGTGTTGGGCGCGGGGCTGATGGTGATCGGCATCACGACCGGCTATCCGATCGCGACTGCGTTCACCGTGACCGGCGCCGTCATCGGTGTCGGCCTCGCCCTCGGCGGAACGCCGGTCTGGTCGAAGTACCAGCAGATCGCCGCCGTCTGGGTACTGACGCCGTTCGTCGGCGGTGGCATCGCGTTCACCATCGCGAGCCTCCTCCCCCGTCCTTATGTTCCCGAACGGTACAGTATTCCCGCCCTCGCCGGTCTCGTCGGCGCCGTTCTCGTGAATGTCCAGTTCAGCTTCCTGGGTGAGGGGAGCGCGTCAGGGACCGTCCGCGGTCTCGGACATCGGGTGCTGGCAATCGACGGGCTCGCGGTGGCGGTCGGTATTACGGGCCTCGCGGCGCTGGCCGTCGCGACCGTCGTCTGGTGGGACGTCAGTCGCGACGAACGCGGTGGCCTGCGGCGGATGCTGCTCGCACTCGGGTCGCTGGTGGCGTTCTCCGCGGGCGGGAGCCAGGTCGGGCTCGCCGTCGGGCCGCTGCTACCGTTGCTTGATGAGGTTGGGGTGGTCTCGACGTTCACCGTGCTCGTCGGCGGCGGTCTAGGAATGCTCGTCGGCTCGTGGACCGGTGCTCCCCGGATGATCAAGTCACTGGCCCGGGACTACTCGTCGCTGGGACCGCGGCGGTCCATCTCGGCGCTCGTGCCGTCGTTCCTGATTGCACAGCTGGCAGTCCTGTTAGGCGTCCCGGTCTCGTTCAACGAGATCGTCGTCAGCGCCATCATCGGGAGCGGTGCCGCTGTCGGCGGGTGGGATGCGGTGGATGCGCGAAAAGTTCTCGTGACTGTGGGTGCGTGGGCAGGGTCGTTCGGGCTTTCGTTTATGCTCGCGTACGCCGCCGCGTTCCTCCTACTGTGA
- a CDS encoding SHOCT domain-containing protein → MSSSNQLDTTTIVLLILGAIIVLPLLTMGMGFGGMMGYGGMMGGYGTTSGWWPLVGMLVPLVFLLVLLGGGYLVLRRVTESQSSRNPALEELRMAFARGDLTEEEFETRRNKLERRE, encoded by the coding sequence ATGTCGTCATCGAATCAACTCGACACCACGACCATCGTCCTCCTCATCCTCGGGGCGATCATCGTGCTGCCCTTGCTCACGATGGGGATGGGATTCGGCGGGATGATGGGCTACGGTGGAATGATGGGCGGATACGGGACGACCAGCGGCTGGTGGCCACTCGTCGGGATGCTCGTCCCACTGGTCTTCCTCCTCGTCCTGCTGGGGGGAGGATACCTCGTCCTCCGTCGCGTGACGGAATCGCAGTCGTCGCGGAACCCCGCGCTGGAGGAATTGCGCATGGCGTTCGCCCGGGGTGACCTCACCGAGGAGGAGTTCGAGACGCGTCGGAACAAACTCGAACGCCGGGAGTAA
- a CDS encoding MBL fold metallo-hydrolase, protein MVENITPEQLADKIDADEQFTLIDVRPEDSYEAWHVRDAENVPYDPDESLSEEQLNEVNALVDGRPVVAICGSGISSTPFAFDLEEHDYDDVSVVTGGMEEWSKLYEVVPIETSSDDLVVRQVQRRAKGCLGYVVGSKEAKDAAVVDATRQTDQFKVAAQDAGLSIARVLDTHVHADHISGSPTLADEVGVPYHLGEGASERGVEYEYEPLSDGDVIEVGDVEIEALHTPGHTSEMMNYLVDGELLLTGDTLFVDSVGRTELQFGEDDASRGAELLYDSLHETILDLPDDTTILPGHLTVTSDGRYENGSPGEPLEARLGDLRDELDFLGLDRDAFVERLTEDVPEKPPNYEAVIAINTGKDTVDDENEATELELGPNNCAA, encoded by the coding sequence ATGGTCGAAAACATCACTCCGGAACAACTCGCGGACAAGATCGACGCCGACGAACAGTTCACGCTCATCGACGTGCGTCCCGAAGACAGCTACGAAGCCTGGCACGTACGCGACGCAGAGAACGTTCCGTACGACCCTGACGAGAGCTTGAGCGAGGAACAACTGAACGAGGTGAACGCACTGGTCGACGGGAGGCCGGTTGTCGCCATCTGCGGGAGCGGTATATCGTCGACGCCGTTCGCGTTCGACCTCGAAGAGCACGACTACGACGACGTCTCGGTCGTTACTGGCGGGATGGAGGAGTGGAGCAAACTCTACGAGGTCGTCCCCATCGAGACGTCCAGCGACGACCTCGTCGTTCGACAGGTCCAGCGCCGAGCGAAGGGCTGTCTCGGCTACGTCGTCGGCTCGAAGGAGGCGAAAGACGCCGCCGTGGTCGATGCGACAAGACAGACCGACCAGTTCAAAGTTGCAGCCCAGGACGCCGGGCTCTCCATAGCGCGCGTGCTCGATACGCACGTCCACGCCGACCACATCTCGGGCAGCCCGACACTCGCCGACGAGGTCGGCGTGCCCTACCACCTCGGCGAAGGGGCCAGCGAGCGCGGCGTCGAGTACGAATACGAACCACTATCGGATGGCGACGTCATCGAGGTCGGCGACGTCGAGATCGAGGCGTTGCACACGCCCGGCCACACCTCGGAGATGATGAACTACCTCGTCGACGGGGAGCTCCTGTTGACGGGGGATACGCTGTTCGTCGACTCCGTCGGACGGACGGAACTCCAGTTCGGCGAGGACGACGCCTCCCGTGGAGCGGAACTGCTGTACGACTCGCTCCACGAGACCATCCTCGACCTCCCAGACGACACGACGATCCTGCCGGGCCACCTCACCGTCACGAGCGACGGCCGCTACGAGAACGGCTCGCCGGGCGAACCCCTCGAAGCCCGGCTCGGGGACCTCCGCGACGAACTGGACTTCCTCGGGCTGGACCGCGACGCGTTCGTCGAGCGCCTGACCGAGGACGTCCCGGAGAAGCCCCCGAACTACGAGGCGGTCATCGCCATCAACACCGGCAAAGACACCGTCGACGACGAGAACGAGGCGACTGAACTCGAACTGGGGCCGAACAACTGTGCCGCGTAG
- a CDS encoding DUF302 domain-containing protein: protein MEYTIQTSVTGEFDDVVDTTIAALEDEGFGVLCDIDIQATLEEKLGEEFRQYRILGACNPPLAYEGLTEEIELGALLPCNVIVYETDAGEVMVSAVDPQQLIDIADNEALDSIANEVHDRFERVLTSVADESESSSEAK from the coding sequence ATGGAATACACAATACAGACGTCGGTCACCGGCGAGTTCGACGACGTCGTCGACACGACGATCGCAGCGCTCGAAGACGAAGGATTCGGCGTCCTCTGTGACATCGACATCCAGGCGACGCTCGAGGAGAAACTCGGCGAAGAGTTCCGCCAGTACCGCATTCTCGGCGCATGCAATCCCCCGCTGGCGTACGAGGGACTGACCGAAGAGATTGAACTCGGCGCACTCCTCCCGTGTAACGTCATCGTCTACGAAACCGATGCCGGCGAGGTCATGGTGAGTGCAGTCGATCCGCAACAGCTGATCGACATCGCCGACAACGAGGCGCTCGATTCAATCGCGAACGAGGTCCACGACCGGTTCGAGCGCGTCCTCACCAGTGTCGCTGACGAATCCGAATCCTCGTCGGAGGCTAAGTAG
- a CDS encoding 5'-nucleotidase C-terminal domain-containing protein, translated as MNEHETDIGEWQSLGGVPVGDGNDDADVVFAHVSDLHGQLTPRHQVYYDNPTSKPNLDFGDDDRVVERGGGIPLLAAKLDELREHHDVCTLMSGDTFHGSAVTTYTDGRAMLEPINDHLAPDVYVPGNWDFSNEAAEDGNFVELMDGLDAPILANNLYDWETDERIYDAYRILDVGGLSVGVIGMTNVYVDRMAPAFSEGKYRFGKHPALLEESAQVVREAGADVVVAVTEIGLPWMVQAAKDCPSVDVMFSAHTHEYTYDPIVVEETETVVVESGMGEALGRVDLRVRDGEIQFRHHLYCLTEDGEHTPEPDADAAETVEAVRAPFFEDDPGFERGAGTLEKPLDTVVGRTEKPLYRQSFLESAWNTLFNDALQAHFETDLAVSHGFRYGTAIPPGEITLGELYTFFPMTTPVARGVAYGQQLTNHMEKFLEDNFTPYPYDQEDGRVRNFSSNVEVTVDPTAKRGRRLVELQVGGEPVDPEETYSVATFHRPGDPERDLGNCGFPFQDVEVDDGTIPVNVIVEYLEDHSPVDYEVMGLVETADDGGRAQNTPADGPYPFIQPGVDYTDGEAYCETAMISRGNTFPEEGRNRTR; from the coding sequence ATGAACGAGCATGAAACGGATATCGGCGAGTGGCAGTCCCTCGGCGGCGTCCCTGTCGGAGACGGCAACGATGACGCCGACGTGGTCTTCGCTCACGTCAGCGACCTCCACGGACAGCTGACGCCGCGCCATCAGGTCTACTACGACAACCCGACGTCGAAGCCGAACCTCGACTTCGGAGACGACGACCGCGTCGTAGAGCGGGGCGGCGGAATCCCCCTGCTCGCAGCCAAACTCGACGAACTCCGCGAGCACCACGACGTCTGTACGCTCATGAGCGGCGACACGTTCCACGGCTCCGCCGTGACCACCTACACCGATGGGCGAGCGATGCTCGAGCCCATCAACGACCACCTCGCGCCCGACGTCTACGTCCCCGGCAACTGGGACTTCTCGAACGAGGCCGCCGAGGATGGCAACTTCGTGGAGCTGATGGACGGCCTCGACGCCCCGATTCTCGCGAACAACCTCTACGACTGGGAGACCGACGAGCGGATATACGACGCCTATCGGATCCTCGATGTCGGTGGACTCTCTGTGGGCGTCATCGGGATGACGAACGTCTACGTCGACCGGATGGCACCCGCGTTCTCCGAGGGGAAGTACCGCTTCGGCAAGCACCCCGCACTCCTCGAGGAGTCCGCTCAGGTCGTTCGCGAGGCCGGCGCGGACGTCGTGGTCGCGGTCACCGAGATCGGCCTGCCGTGGATGGTCCAGGCCGCCAAGGACTGCCCGAGCGTGGACGTGATGTTCAGCGCACACACTCACGAGTACACCTACGATCCCATCGTCGTCGAGGAGACCGAGACTGTCGTCGTCGAGTCCGGCATGGGCGAGGCGCTCGGCCGCGTGGACCTCCGAGTTCGAGACGGGGAGATACAGTTCCGTCACCACCTCTACTGTCTGACCGAGGACGGCGAGCACACGCCGGAACCTGACGCCGACGCGGCGGAGACCGTCGAAGCCGTGCGCGCGCCCTTCTTCGAGGACGACCCGGGATTCGAGCGAGGGGCCGGCACGCTCGAGAAGCCCCTCGATACGGTCGTCGGCCGGACGGAAAAACCACTCTACCGGCAGTCGTTCCTCGAAAGCGCGTGGAACACGCTGTTCAACGACGCACTGCAGGCGCACTTCGAGACGGACCTCGCCGTCTCGCACGGGTTCCGGTACGGGACGGCAATCCCACCCGGAGAGATTACGCTCGGCGAACTGTACACGTTCTTCCCGATGACGACGCCCGTCGCCCGCGGCGTCGCTTACGGCCAGCAACTCACGAACCACATGGAGAAGTTCCTCGAGGACAACTTCACGCCGTACCCCTACGACCAGGAGGACGGTCGCGTCCGCAACTTCTCCTCGAACGTCGAGGTGACTGTCGACCCGACGGCCAAGCGCGGCCGTCGCCTCGTCGAGCTGCAGGTCGGCGGCGAGCCGGTCGACCCCGAGGAGACGTACTCGGTGGCGACGTTCCACCGGCCCGGCGACCCAGAACGCGACCTCGGCAACTGCGGGTTCCCCTTCCAGGACGTCGAGGTCGACGACGGGACGATACCGGTCAACGTCATCGTCGAGTACCTCGAGGACCACTCGCCAGTCGACTACGAGGTGATGGGGCTGGTCGAGACCGCCGACGATGGCGGCCGAGCCCAGAACACGCCCGCAGACGGGCCGTATCCGTTCATCCAGCCCGGAGTCGACTACACGGACGGCGAAGCGTACTGCGAGACGGCCATGATTTCGCGCGGGAACACGTTCCCCGAAGAAGGGCGTAATCGAACGCGCTAG
- a CDS encoding sulfite exporter TauE/SafE family protein has product MTSDWVTTGLSAVVILVAAAVHGIAGFGFAQVSMGIMPLFRSPSSASIIFTATAVVANARVLWSVRDAFDWEKWIVPVAGLVVGMPLGIVVFSRFDAAQMRVAIGAVLVLAVIVVGATQQLDAVTDWIEEKEYRPGKVVGATAGLLAGILGGAVAVPGPPMIVYGAFMSASGFWSDEEMKATFTAFFGTLMLYRLGSLTYTGAVTTPLMIEAAVAMPMVFLGAWVGVYIFDHIPERIFQWLVLVLLAVNAFVLLFTAVPEL; this is encoded by the coding sequence ATGACGAGTGACTGGGTAACGACGGGGCTGTCTGCGGTCGTCATCCTCGTCGCGGCCGCCGTTCACGGTATTGCTGGGTTCGGCTTCGCGCAGGTGTCGATGGGCATCATGCCGCTGTTCCGGTCGCCCTCGAGCGCGTCGATCATCTTCACGGCAACGGCGGTGGTGGCCAACGCCCGCGTCTTGTGGAGCGTCCGGGACGCGTTCGACTGGGAGAAGTGGATCGTCCCCGTCGCTGGTCTCGTCGTCGGGATGCCGCTCGGCATCGTCGTGTTCAGTCGGTTCGACGCGGCACAGATGCGCGTCGCCATCGGGGCGGTGCTCGTGCTGGCTGTCATCGTCGTCGGTGCGACCCAGCAACTCGACGCCGTCACGGACTGGATCGAGGAGAAGGAGTACAGGCCGGGGAAGGTAGTCGGCGCGACGGCTGGGCTGCTCGCGGGAATCCTCGGCGGTGCCGTCGCCGTTCCCGGCCCGCCGATGATCGTCTACGGGGCCTTCATGTCGGCGAGCGGGTTCTGGAGCGACGAGGAGATGAAGGCCACGTTCACCGCCTTCTTCGGGACGCTCATGCTGTACCGCCTCGGGAGTCTCACCTACACGGGAGCGGTGACGACACCACTGATGATCGAGGCTGCCGTCGCCATGCCGATGGTGTTCCTCGGTGCCTGGGTCGGCGTGTACATCTTCGACCACATCCCCGAGCGCATCTTCCAGTGGCTCGTACTGGTGTTACTGGCCGTGAACGCGTTCGTCCTCCTGTTCACTGCGGTTCCGGAACTCTAA
- a CDS encoding transposase, whose amino-acid sequence MGIEAVTKTARTRLCIESGERSWLKDARYTARDIANDTLRLKQNGYSRTEIQKEVDRDGFLRNNKCAVVGKALQAWDSYKELLNWWHDQDDTNVGKPSPPATDKKGAYPLVMAHTEGYRLTYNDETDRIRFRVSPKPYKKVKGHLRGRPEDLTLIESALADDEWSLGQVELLYRDGVYYLHVTVKTEVEVPEPEDADTLVGVDINERNIALTALDRETMDTLGTLVLDYGSVKAERQRYHTITKRCQEHGQHSIYHQLGEKEERYTGWILHRMSRVVVEFAQQFPNPVIVFEDLSGIRDAIKYGTYMNRRLHKLPFHKFEQQVRYKATWNQIPCETVESPYNSKSCSCCGHRGYRQGRRFRCTNESCAVQQDHADRNASVNVAWRARAKHANVDVESVNYRTRKTQPFVRKVSLSGSGRSVNRPSSSREIASRGVLST is encoded by the coding sequence ATGGGTATCGAAGCAGTCACGAAGACCGCACGCACTCGACTCTGTATAGAGTCTGGTGAGCGGTCGTGGCTCAAAGATGCCCGTTACACCGCACGAGACATCGCCAACGATACACTCCGACTCAAACAAAACGGCTACTCACGCACCGAGATTCAGAAGGAAGTTGACCGCGATGGCTTTCTTCGGAACAACAAGTGTGCGGTCGTCGGGAAAGCCCTGCAAGCGTGGGACTCCTACAAAGAACTCCTCAACTGGTGGCACGACCAAGACGACACCAACGTCGGCAAACCGTCACCACCGGCCACGGACAAGAAGGGAGCATACCCGCTCGTTATGGCGCACACCGAAGGCTACCGACTCACCTACAACGACGAGACCGACCGTATTCGATTCCGTGTGAGTCCAAAGCCGTACAAGAAGGTGAAAGGGCACCTTCGAGGGCGACCAGAAGACCTCACCCTCATCGAGTCAGCCTTAGCGGATGACGAGTGGTCGTTGGGACAGGTCGAACTTCTGTACCGAGATGGCGTGTACTACCTACACGTCACGGTCAAAACAGAGGTTGAAGTGCCTGAACCTGAAGACGCTGACACTCTCGTCGGCGTCGATATTAACGAGCGTAACATCGCACTCACCGCTCTTGATCGTGAGACGATGGACACGCTCGGAACACTCGTGCTGGACTACGGCTCTGTGAAAGCCGAACGCCAACGCTACCACACCATCACCAAACGCTGTCAAGAACACGGCCAACACTCCATTTACCACCAACTCGGTGAGAAAGAAGAACGCTACACCGGGTGGATTCTTCATCGGATGTCCCGAGTTGTGGTGGAGTTCGCTCAACAGTTCCCGAATCCGGTTATCGTGTTCGAGGACTTGAGTGGGATTCGAGACGCCATCAAGTACGGCACATACATGAACCGTCGTCTGCACAAACTGCCGTTCCACAAGTTCGAGCAACAGGTTCGATACAAAGCGACGTGGAATCAGATTCCGTGTGAGACGGTGGAGTCGCCGTACAACTCGAAGTCGTGTTCGTGCTGTGGACACCGTGGCTACCGCCAAGGTCGGCGGTTCCGCTGTACGAATGAGTCGTGTGCGGTTCAGCAAGACCATGCTGACCGAAACGCGAGTGTGAACGTGGCGTGGCGAGCGAGGGCAAAACACGCTAACGTGGACGTTGAATCGGTTAATTACCGGACTCGCAAAACCCAACCATTTGTTCGGAAGGTGAGCCTGTCCGGGTCGGGGCGTTCTGTAAACCGCCCATCCTCATCCCGCGAAATCGCTTCGCGTGGAGTGCTATCGACGTAG
- a CDS encoding four-helix bundle copper-binding protein codes for MSLAETLSKIDHLDDDARECIEICTEAAEACEWCADECLGDEEMEACARLCRDVADLTTLHARFMARDSNYSPQLAEACAGACEECAEECGRHDDEHCQVCAEVLTECAESCRNMMSS; via the coding sequence ATGTCCCTTGCCGAAACACTCTCCAAGATCGACCACCTGGACGACGACGCGCGCGAGTGCATCGAGATCTGCACTGAAGCCGCTGAGGCCTGTGAGTGGTGTGCAGACGAGTGTCTCGGCGACGAGGAGATGGAAGCGTGTGCTCGTCTCTGTCGCGACGTCGCCGATCTCACGACGCTGCACGCCCGGTTCATGGCTCGCGACTCCAACTACAGCCCACAACTGGCCGAAGCCTGCGCCGGTGCCTGTGAGGAGTGTGCCGAAGAATGTGGGCGTCACGATGACGAGCACTGCCAGGTCTGTGCCGAGGTTCTCACGGAATGCGCCGAGAGCTGTCGGAACATGATGAGCAGCTGA
- the tnpA gene encoding IS200/IS605 family transposase — protein MGDYRSHAHSVSLCKYHFVWCSKYRHGMLELVRDELAELFQGTAEQFGHEIVSVEIATDHVHLFVEADPKWSPAEIAKQFKGCSSRMILKRHAEIKQQYFWGSGLWKDGYYVGTTGAVSEDVVRRYIEETEH, from the coding sequence ATGGGAGACTACAGGAGTCATGCACATTCGGTTAGTTTGTGTAAGTATCATTTCGTGTGGTGCTCGAAGTATCGCCACGGGATGTTGGAGTTAGTTCGAGACGAACTTGCGGAACTGTTCCAAGGAACTGCTGAACAGTTCGGTCACGAGATTGTGTCAGTGGAGATTGCCACAGACCACGTTCACTTGTTCGTGGAGGCTGACCCGAAATGGAGTCCTGCCGAGATTGCAAAGCAGTTCAAGGGCTGCTCGAGCCGAATGATTCTGAAACGTCACGCGGAAATCAAACAGCAGTATTTCTGGGGAAGTGGGTTGTGGAAGGATGGATACTACGTTGGGACGACTGGTGCTGTTTCCGAGGACGTAGTTCGTCGATACATTGAGGAGACGGAACATTAG